A window of Hypnocyclicus thermotrophus contains these coding sequences:
- a CDS encoding outer membrane lipoprotein-sorting protein, with protein MKKILFIFLIIISTISFGKTAQEIIDMVDYNMYPETAIYTGEMIIHKTNKDYTKKFKSYNIGQKQSFMEFLYPPRDKGTKYLRIDDSLWIYLPKANRTIKIAGHMLKQSMMGSDISYEDQTDRTKLNDLYNSKIIKEDDKYYYIEMIAKPDTEVTYYKRIVTIEKNTYVFKTQEMYANSGKLLKVMEVEKYQKIGDRYYMTEFKMSDKLKQNTYTKIIITNIELDVDINKNIFTIKNLEKR; from the coding sequence ATGAAAAAAATACTATTTATATTTTTAATAATAATCTCAACTATATCATTTGGAAAAACAGCACAAGAAATTATAGATATGGTCGATTATAATATGTACCCTGAAACAGCTATATATACTGGAGAAATGATAATACATAAAACTAATAAAGACTACACTAAAAAATTTAAAAGTTATAATATAGGACAAAAACAATCATTTATGGAATTTTTATATCCGCCAAGAGATAAAGGAACAAAATATCTCAGAATAGATGATAGTTTGTGGATATATTTACCAAAAGCAAATAGAACAATAAAAATTGCTGGACATATGCTAAAACAAAGTATGATGGGAAGTGATATATCCTATGAAGATCAAACAGATAGAACAAAATTAAATGATTTATATAATTCAAAAATTATTAAAGAAGATGATAAATATTATTATATAGAAATGATAGCAAAACCAGATACAGAAGTTACTTATTATAAAAGAATTGTTACTATAGAAAAAAATACATATGTATTTAAAACACAAGAAATGTATGCGAATTCAGGAAAATTATTAAAAGTAATGGAAGTAGAAAAATATCAAAAAATTGGTGATAGGTATTATATGACAGAATTTAAAATGTCAGATAAATTAAAACAAAACACATACACAAAAATAATCATAACAAATATAGAGTTAGATGTAGATATAAATAAAAATATATTTACAATTAAGAATTTAGAAAAAAGATAA